TCCGATTAAACACGCTTAGGAATGACGTTCATGACCCACGATTTGGGAGAGTGAATCAGTGCATCCCAATCTATGCATTCATATTAAATATGTTGTGGTACCCCCTGAATCAGGGAGCTTAATGATGTTCTTATAGGGGTGGCTTTGAAAGATCTATATGATCACGCAGCCACCCTCCAATCTGCGTGAGCTACATCAGTTATACAGAGAAAGAGGCAATCAAGCTCTCCAAAAATTCAGCTCAGACAttcaccctcaaacttaaattGCCCAAGTAGAAACTGGTATGAAAACACCCAAGTACGTACCTTCGCGCCACTTACACCCTTTACCTGACATATTTCATTGGGATGCAAGCTCTTATTTTCCCCTAATATCTTATTAAGAACAGCCTATTAGATAAGGTTAAGATGAGAACATGGAGCTGacttcttttttgaaaataggATTTAATGGAAACTCAACCATTGGTGAATCATAAACATTAACTCGCATCGACAATCAAAGGATATTATacaaaatatttcaaaaataaataaatacataatACATGATCAAATACAGCAAAGGAAAAGGAGAAAAACAACTCATATGGATACATCATATTAAAAAACAATACATACCGGATGATTTACATATCAAAGCAAAGGAGGAAACATAGGTCATCTGGATCAACCACTTATGAATACTTATGAATGGTAAAATATAGCAAAGTAAAGGAGGGAAAACTCATATGCTAGTAATCAAGTATAACAAagtaaagggggggggggggggaaaccCATATGAATCTTCTATTTACAAAAATAATACACGCAAGATGATTTACGTATAGCAAAGCGCAGGGGGGAAAAATCTCAAGTTACATCTGTAAAATAATTCAATAAACAAAGATTCCTATCCCATCGCTGCTTGAGACATTTTTTCAAGTACACATCCATGCACAAAGGGATTTACAGTACCGTGTCAGGCCATTTTAGGTTATCCCTCTTTGAGTAATAATTCCTATAGATTACTACTTTATATACTGATTGTGATATACATGCATACCATGCAAGCGCTTGCATCTTGCTCATCTACTATTGTATGCGTTACtctatggatatagaaaacacaCCTCGTTCACCTAACAACCATAGCAGCTACTACTGTCCAGGCATCCACTCCTTCAATAATGACTTAACTGGTAGCAACGTTAAGGACCAATATGTGGTGTTAAAATTTGGCGGAATAAGATTCATCATATGCCGACGGAATAAGTTTGTACCTTAAATACATTGTGCACTTGTTGCATGAGCAAGCGTCATTTTTTCATTTGTTTGACGTATCACCATTCCAATAGAAGTTAGGAACCTGATAATCAACTTCCATTACATAAGATAAGAGACTACTAAGAATGCCAATAAACATAGAAACTCCAAAATTATACACCAATACGATATGCCCAATGAATATTACCTCAAAAGTGATTCATGTTGGACAAAAGCGATTGGATTCTACATCCTAAGTAGCTGAGTTGAATAttaataatctaaaataaaattcacGAAGAGGTACCATGtatttcaaaacttaataatctCGAAATAAATTGACAACCAaacaaaattgacaaagagggtaCCTTGACGCCTTTGGATGTTGTTGtaaaaatgaaagaagaagaagaagaatacagaGAAGAAAAGAGGCAACAAAGATTTTAGGTCTCATGCCATTAGAAAGAACTCGGAAGCTCCTTTGTTCTCTACGCATGCTAACAGGTTTGGATGTTGTTGTAAAAaccaaataagaagaagaaaaaaaagcagCAGGCATACGTTTCTTTGTGCagtaaaaatgaagaagaaccgGCAGAGGGAAATCGGCAACAAACGTTTCTTGGTgctgtaaaaacaaagaaaaataggCAGAGGGAAATCGGCTGCAGAAATGGAAATTAGTGTTTTATTTTCGTGCTCACGAATTAGGGTATCGGTTTGGCTTGGCGAGTAGGTTTGGTATCTAAATATTGATCATGTATACCGAAAAGATCTCAAAACTCTCGATTCCTATTGGTCGGGGACCAGAagctctagaattcaagcttttggcctaactttcaatGTGAGGTTAGCAATTTATACTCAAATTAGATATACAATTCCTTTAATCTTTTAGTTACATCTTTCACCTTATAACCCATCCTTACTCGAAAAACAAGGCgattagaagaagaaaagaaatcctttACCTTGAGCAACGGATTGTCCGCGTGGGCTCGACGGCGCAGGATTTCATATGAGAATTCAGCTAATACATCCTCAACATCATAAGCAACATCCTTAAGCATTTCCAACCAGCGTTTAACATCTCCATCCGTTTGGTGTAATTTCTCGGCGTCCGCAGCTATAGCAACAATCGTCTGCATGGTGTCATCAAGTCTCTTCAAGTCGCCTGTGATTTTAAAGCACGGAGCAATCACTTGAGCAATTGCAAAAATCGAGTCGTTAAGCATTAGTGATACCCGAAActtcttccatttcttcttccattAAAGAGATCAAAGAGAATTCAATATACTGTGAAGCAATAATAAGATGTTCTTAATAACAGGCAAACCATCTGACGGTTTATATAGGCATAAACTAGATACTTAAAATAACTCTGAAACTAAATAGAGAAAgactagaaaaaggaaagaacTAAATTAAGCCCGCCGTATATAGCCTACCTCTAAAACTAGGCTATGATTCTACTAACGGCTGCCGTTTCTACATAACTTTAGTCTTTAGCACTCGACATGAAAGGCCTTCTCCGGCAAAACTATAACTAGCTAGTTTACAAATAAAGTGTCTGCGGCTGATGCTAGAGTGTCTTTGCCACGACTCTAGCTACTGCACGAAATCCTTGTGTACACCAAAATATATATGGTGCATACATGCTGTGTTACACAAGAAATCCAACCCCGTGAGACCAAGATTCGTAATCTATCATCTGACAGGATTATGACTAGCTAGGAAGCGCTGACTTGGTTGATGTAAACTTAATCACAAATTTGGCACATTACTGCTACAAGAATATGATATGCTAGCTTGTGCATTATTTCAACGTGTCAATGGAACAgaaatttattttccaaaaactaaacaaaattcTAGCTGAGATAAATATTGGAAATTTAGTACACTTATATGTTTTACTGTAGGAATTTCAACCTTGATTAAGTGGATCCCACTTGTCGCAAGACAAAAGTGGTAATGcggtagttgcaggaaatcctacgctACACTCTTCATGTAATTTCatcattgatcaactcattttaggtttatattcttaattttattgattgatctttggatgttcttacaaaaaaagataaagaactcaaaAATGATTTATGCTCTAaactttttctctctcttctttacttGATTCTTACTCAGAAAAACCTCTCCCctctttacaattcgaacgactattcataaggaaatacatagtggataacagctaatctgtcccttattttcgggtatggtttgcaacattctcgcaaccttacagatgttaatttcgcaaactctctaattttcgcaggattatcatatctttctcgtgatcttagctgacgtcatttattttatcatttctgaaattgttctgcgacgctgttgtattgtgtcactgataatttcgctgaaacattgtcattgcgaaattctgatcctacatcttgcctcttctcatatcttctctacaaagtagagaatgatgtgagaaatgccgcagctgttcatcttttcatattctacatttatcacacgtactctctcttccatttatttcttgacacgtcctctgtaaccgctgcttttcaaccgctcacatcttttcgtcttaatggtgtttatttcttcgagtaaaaaatctcctttatatactcttcttaccccctttttccacttttcttttttactttctctcctatttttattctctcatctctgcaactctgttatccttctgcaaattctgctgctgtaatgttttcttccttcaatccttttactttatatgcattcccatactctatattcaaacatggctccaagtggtcatagatatgagaagaatttacaagatgtccaaaaagatcttgctgataaaggtttcacactctccaccattcctggtgagaatgccaaatcaattctttatgtcaagcttttctctgatcaatattgtgatgatcaatcaatcataatttcgctaggtcagattctcgcaggtctccatattcctatttataacccagatcttcctttgttttatgaaattctcgctcattcgggattttcgcgagccatatTCCAACTgggtggggattgcatccgtctgatgctagagttcgccaatcgcggtgctggtagaggatctctgtattccaaataacttagggatcctaaattcacaaacctagagatagttgctgagaagtatacagtggcgaatttctttgagaactatgaacttatctccatgaagaaagagaatactcgctggggtattcgcttaaaaaggaaagataacatggatgaagccaaaattcttatgaaagatattgattggcattttggtaaaaacacaactcctcgccaatccaaagatgataaattgtgtgtttttcctttaatgctaaaaggaccctacattgttgggtcaaatattcttcctgcgaatctcgctgcttatcaaccttgggttttctcttggcctgagaaggagaaagaggtatgtttttcccctttaactcattttatatttctttattgatttttattctgttcgctaactcttgcgacattccgcagatccaaaaactgaaagatagttataacaggactgggaaatctagtactctgttagctcttcgctcatacacagatgaggtaagaaattttctcttatgattttaaatagtactgttacttccatgcttccatttcttatttctatctgtgtgtgaagattattgctgaagtagaagaatctgtgatgttgcgaagattggtgataaaggtaaaggtgctcttcgcagggaaaaatcaactggtcctcctccaaagaaaaggaaagttcgttcttcttcccttcaaatattcctcctcacgaaaattctgaaagtgtaagggtgatgaggacaacgatgatttgctgcaagtgaagattctccacctgaatcttctatggctaagttatctggcctcttttctgattctctacaaggaatgggagatagccaattcgcaatacctgcaaagctctcgctaccctttgcgatgttcctttactggatggtgatagctctcttcgtggagtttctagatcagtgactcccgattttgcattctctcaatagtctggtatattttatccttttacttcttcattgttataattcaaaatttcttttatatttttttcgcaggctggaaaagcttcttttgttgttgcctcagatctagagagaagacgtgaaaatcttgaaaagaagaatcttcaatttcgcaaaaagaatgaagaattggaagctgaagttaaaggtcttcgcgagaaaaatagacaattagaaattgattcttcctcgtataagaacaaaatttctagtcttcagcaagctaataatcagctttacggtatgttacttttctcttttctctttattcattcatcctgttgttttatcttatttaaacgatcctttttgcagacatttatggtctttctgatgaagctacccttcttcttcatttcctaatgccttggataatgatacccttcttgagcgtcttaacaattccttaaatagcttctcaaatgatagaatttcttctctttctctaaatgagcttagatctaaatttcgcctcttagaaattgatcatagatctagtttaggcttagccaacgatttaagcgtctccttcttgattctaaagagaaaaccaatgagttaagaaccaaaattagtggtctcatagatgataaggatcgcatctctgatcaaggtgccaaggcttggcgattccaagaggctcttcttgaagttcaacttgaacgagatgaagctaaccgcaagaatatcgaactctgcgaaagggaaaatcaaattcgttctcgtcttttataagtagtgaggatgaatttgtttgggctgcgaaaatctagatgatgctagaaaagacttaggtgtaaatgttagtctaagttgagcatacagccttgattagagatatgatttctgacagagaaggttactaactgctcttctttactaatttttgcttcttatgaattctcatcaagttaataattgattgtcttttgctcgcagattctgaaaataatatcgtgaaaagattgagaactcgaagctgaaaaggaggaactcgcaaagaatctttcttctcgcaacgacaagtattctagattaaagaatcaaatcaagatcatgttgcgaattttaagaatgatgctatgcattttcgcaatcaaactatccaaatggtttgtgatgatcataatatcccacattctgattatccttgtcttttagagaaatcccacagaatactcccagtttgattatctctgatagcgaagctgacgatgaagaatctgatagtgatggaagttctgatggtgatgaagattctgacgcagacgaagggaataagtctgatgaagataatgaaggattaaccaagaagtagtctttattctttctttgattctttgtaatacttgtacatttatttcttcttctgtatatttgtgtttctttcattttgacctgcattaaaacaattcttctttgcaatacagttaatcaatataatcattaattcttgaattttgagtaaatctcatatggaagcaaataacattttctaatttcatacattcccatacttgcctctgttatttgaatccaaatgagagatttcataaaaaattcttattgtataacttcgcaatttgtgcgaagtgaattttgtttcttttcaaaatctcattcctgtgtggtcttattttgccttcctaattaaaggtcttattatgccacctcttgtcattgcgacaaaatcgcaggacgtccttgcactttcatgcaaaaacccattgatcttgccttaactttttcttttgtattatggcctcttcaggaatgttgcgacaatatgacaggcctaaatattcttgcgaaaataaagccccatgacattgccgtcttgcgacgaaatcgcaggacgtcttcgcactttcatgcgaaaacccattgatctcgtcttatctttttcttttgtattattgcctcttcaggattgttgcacaaatatgacaagccttaatatccttgcgaataaaaagcctcatgacatttgcgtcttaagacacttatcagctccctaatggagggtgccgcccttatctccccctggttgccccttcaaggaggcgtacttctaccatacaaggttagctcctccatccagtcttaacaacaaccagttgttttcgcagcctcttatcccttttaccta
This DNA window, taken from Papaver somniferum cultivar HN1 chromosome 3, ASM357369v1, whole genome shotgun sequence, encodes the following:
- the LOC113361365 gene encoding putative disease resistance RPP13-like protein 1, yielding MLNDSIFAIAQVIAPCFKITGDLKRLDDTMQTIVAIAADAEKLHQTDGDVKRWLEMLKDVAYDVEDVLAEFSYEILRRRAHADNPLLKVPNFYWNGDTSNK